A DNA window from Pogona vitticeps strain Pit_001003342236 chromosome 2, PviZW2.1, whole genome shotgun sequence contains the following coding sequences:
- the LOC144587224 gene encoding uncharacterized protein LOC144587224 has protein sequence MMNSDCTSCEKPLRGEKQYKWQHQRLHSGEKPYKCMECGKSFSHSSALSIHRRTHTGKKPYKCMECGKSFRQKNGLSSHQRTHSGEKPYKCMECGKSFSHGSSLCYHQRTHKGEKPYECKECGKSFSQSSHLNSHQRTHSEEKPYECMECGKSFRQKSGLSSHQRTHTGEKPYECIECGKNFSRSNSLHSHQRTHTGEKSYKCMECGKSFSCSSALSKHQRTHSGEKPYKCMECGKSFSHSSALSIHRRTHTGEKPYKCMECGKSFRQNNGLSSHQRIHTGEKPYKCMECGKSFSHGNSLSFHQRTHKGEKLYKCMECGKSFSQRSSLRSHQRTHTGEKPYECMECGKSFSCSSALSKHQRTHSGEKPYKCMECGKSFSLKNSLSSHQRTHTREKPYKCMECGKSFSHGNSLSFHQRTHKGEKLYKCMECGKSFSCSGALSKHQRTHTGEKPYKCMECGKSFSFKNSVSLHQRTHTQEKPYKCMECGKSFSFNSNLRSHQRTHTGEKPYECMQCGKSFNQSSHLRSHQRTHTGEKPYECMQCGKSFNQSSHLRKHWRTHTGEKL, from the coding sequence ATGATGAACAGTGATTGTACTTCATGTGAAAAACCCCTGAGAGGTGAGAAACAATACAAATGGCAACATCAAAGActtcacagtggggagaaaccatataaatgcatggaatgtggaaagagcttcagtcacagcagtgccctgagtaTACATCGGAGAACTCACACTgggaagaaaccatataaatgcatggaatgtggaaagagtttcaggcaGAAAAATGGCCTGAgctcacatcaaagaactcactctggagagaagccctataaatgcatggaatgtgggaaatcTTTCAGTCATGGCAGTAGCCTCTGttaccatcaaagaactcacaagggagagaaaccatatgaatgcaaggaatgtggaaagagcttcagtcagagcagtcacctgaacagtcatcaaagaactcacagtgaggagaaaccatatgaatgcatggaatgtggaaagagcttcagacagaaGAGTGGGCTGAGCTcacatcaacgaactcacactggggagaaaccatatgaatgcattgaatgtggaaagaacttcagccGGAGCAATAGTCTGCATTcacatcaacgaactcacactggggagaaatcatataaatgcatggaatgtggaaagagcttcagttgtaGCAGTGCCCTGAGTaaacatcagagaactcacagtggggagaaaccatataaatgcatggaatgtggaaagagcttcagtcacagcagtgccctgagtaTACATcggagaactcacactggggagaaaccatataaatgcatggaatgtggaaagagtttcaggcaGAACAATGGCCTGAgctcacatcaaagaattcacactggagagaaaccatataaatgcatggaatgtgggaagtctTTCAGTCATGGCAATAGCCTCTCTTTCCATCAGAGAACTCATAAGGGTGAGAAactatataaatgcatggaatgtggaaagagcttcagtcagaggagTAGCctgcgttcacatcaaagaactcacactggggagaaaccatatgaatgcatggaatgtgggaagagcttcagctgTAGCAGTGCCCTGAGTaaacatcagagaactcacagtggggagaaaccatataaatgtatggaatgtgggaagagtttcagtctTAAGAATAGCCTTAGTTCACATCAGAGAACTCATAcacgggaaaaaccatataaatgcatggaatgtgggaagtccTTCAGTCATGGCAATAGCCTCTCTTTCCATCAGAGAACTCACAAGGGTGAGAAactatataaatgcatggaatgtgggaagagctttagctGTAGCGGTGCCCTGAGTaaacatcagagaactcacacgggagagaagccatataaatgcatggaatgtgggaagagcttcagttttAAGAATAGCGTCAGTTTACATCAGAGAACTCAtacacaggaaaaaccatataaatgcatggaatgtgggaagagcttcagttttAACAGTAACctgcgttcacatcaaagaactcacactggggagaaaccatatgaatgtatgcaatgtggaaagagttttaatcAGAGCAGTCACttgcgttcacatcaaagaactcacactggggagaaaccatatgaatgtatgcaatgtggaaagagttttaatcAGAGCAGTCACTTGCGTAAACATtggagaactcacactggggagaagctaTGA